From the Bacteroidia bacterium genome, one window contains:
- a CDS encoding YncE family protein, with the protein MKQFLSLLALLVLILVLLPARTVAQKTYVYAALTDEGNIAKIDPAINKLIQRIQVGREPVSVALNADKSRLYVSNTGDITVSIVDLKDDRVAQVLRLPVNRRGIYSGVLIRNWEGTRIYVAERSETPDTDVRVYVIDTQKELVIGQFEAGKNITALAVTGDGTKIYVTNAGSGIGVFDAQTYQRVATIPAVDGFAGTLTGVACSPTANLAYASYGPANKIQIIDTGSDKQTSVLDMPKYHTGSQKDIIFSPDGRYAFVINHKNVFKDIDGINVIDAAKNEVIKIFNSGEVMKGLAVTEDNKIAYIASKDLKWYSLVTLEHIRSISLRTTLGGIAVVSR; encoded by the coding sequence ATGAAACAATTCCTTTCCCTCCTCGCTCTGCTTGTTCTCATCCTCGTGCTCCTGCCTGCGCGCACTGTTGCGCAGAAAACCTACGTGTACGCGGCGCTGACGGACGAAGGCAACATCGCGAAAATTGATCCGGCCATCAATAAACTCATTCAGCGTATTCAGGTTGGTCGTGAGCCCGTCTCCGTTGCACTCAATGCGGACAAAAGCCGCCTCTACGTCAGCAACACCGGCGATATCACCGTGTCCATCGTGGACCTCAAGGACGATCGCGTCGCGCAGGTGCTTCGTCTGCCGGTCAACCGCCGCGGGATTTATTCCGGCGTGCTGATACGCAACTGGGAAGGCACGCGCATCTACGTTGCCGAACGGTCCGAAACGCCCGACACCGACGTGCGCGTGTATGTCATCGATACGCAGAAGGAACTCGTCATCGGTCAGTTCGAGGCGGGGAAAAACATCACCGCGCTCGCCGTCACCGGTGACGGTACGAAAATATACGTCACGAATGCCGGCAGCGGAATCGGTGTGTTCGACGCCCAGACGTATCAGCGCGTTGCGACCATTCCGGCTGTGGACGGTTTCGCGGGCACACTGACCGGCGTGGCCTGTAGTCCCACTGCCAACCTCGCCTATGCGTCCTACGGACCGGCAAACAAAATTCAGATCATCGACACCGGCAGCGACAAGCAGACGAGCGTTCTCGACATGCCCAAGTACCACACCGGGTCGCAGAAGGACATCATTTTCAGTCCCGACGGCCGCTATGCCTTCGTGATCAATCACAAGAATGTGTTCAAGGATATTGACGGTATCAACGTCATCGACGCCGCCAAGAACGAAGTCATCAAAATCTTCAACTCGGGCGAAGTGATGAAAGGGCTTGCAGTGACAGAGGATAACAAGATCGCCTATATCGCGTCGAAGGACCTCAAGTGGTACTCCCTCGTCACCCTCGAGCATATCCGGTCCATCTCCCTGCGCACCACCCTCGGCGGCATTGCTGTCGTCAGCAGATGA
- the mtnA gene encoding S-methyl-5-thioribose-1-phosphate isomerase produces MAAYRDNVIGLDGEGLRFIDQTLLPGELRIVRTRDYRDVLEAIRTLRLRGAPLIGISAAYGVALAAREMHTAQAVDSERLLAVCNEFAATRPTAVNLFWALEIVRTLILRNEPSALPVVLEENARALHADDARRCAAIGLHGADLLPRNAGVITHCNTGAFATGGDGTAFSVLLEAHRRGRGIHVYADETRPLLQGARLTMWELREHGIPATLITDGTAAMLMRQGGIGAAISGADRIAANGDSANKIGTYALAIAAHAHGIPFYIAAPLSTVDLSVSDGSRIPIEQRAASEVLTCHGTTIAPENSAVYAPAFDVTPAELISGIITEQGVSYPPYNETLAGVHPYKSGSE; encoded by the coding sequence ATGGCCGCCTACAGAGACAACGTCATCGGGTTGGACGGCGAGGGATTACGCTTCATCGACCAGACCCTGCTGCCGGGAGAGCTGCGCATCGTGCGCACGCGCGATTACCGCGATGTGCTGGAAGCGATACGAACGCTCCGCTTGCGGGGTGCGCCTCTGATCGGCATATCCGCCGCATACGGCGTCGCCCTCGCCGCGAGGGAAATGCATACCGCACAGGCAGTCGACAGCGAGCGCCTGCTTGCGGTATGCAACGAATTTGCGGCCACGCGCCCCACCGCCGTCAATCTCTTCTGGGCTCTGGAAATCGTGCGCACACTGATTCTCCGGAATGAGCCCTCCGCTCTTCCCGTCGTGCTCGAAGAAAACGCACGCGCCCTGCATGCGGACGACGCGCGCCGCTGCGCCGCTATAGGACTGCACGGCGCGGATCTGCTCCCGCGCAACGCCGGTGTGATCACCCATTGCAATACCGGCGCCTTCGCAACAGGCGGAGACGGGACCGCCTTTTCCGTGCTGCTCGAGGCGCATCGCCGGGGTCGCGGCATCCATGTGTATGCGGACGAAACCCGTCCCCTTCTGCAGGGCGCGCGGCTCACTATGTGGGAATTGCGCGAACACGGCATTCCCGCCACGCTGATCACCGACGGCACCGCGGCGATGCTGATGCGTCAGGGCGGCATAGGCGCTGCCATAAGCGGTGCGGATCGCATCGCGGCGAACGGCGATAGTGCGAACAAAATCGGGACCTACGCCCTCGCCATAGCGGCACACGCGCATGGCATTCCCTTTTACATTGCGGCGCCTCTGTCCACGGTGGATCTTTCCGTTTCGGATGGTTCACGCATTCCTATCGAACAGCGTGCGGCGAGTGAGGTTCTGACCTGTCACGGAACGACCATCGCTCCGGAGAACTCGGCGGTCTATGCGCCCGCTTTCGATGTCACGCCGGCGGAGCTGATCAGCGGCATCATCACCGAGCAGGGTGTGTCGTATCCGCCGTATAACGAAACTCTCGCCGGTGTCCATCCGTACAAGAGCGGCTCGGAATGA
- the frr gene encoding ribosome recycling factor, with protein sequence MMKDILKDAADRMDKSIEALRQELSKIRTGKATTALLDGVKVEYYGAMTPLQQMASVTVLDAHTLGIQPWDKTALNPIEKAIRSADLGLNPGNDGNLIRVPIPALNEERRRDIVKLVKRFGEDTRVAIRNIRRDANDQLKKAEKDDHVSEDERIKAEKDVQDMTNKHIEHVEELLKHKEKEVMEV encoded by the coding sequence ATGATGAAAGATATTCTCAAGGATGCCGCCGACCGTATGGACAAATCCATCGAGGCCCTGCGGCAGGAACTCAGCAAGATTCGCACGGGCAAGGCGACGACGGCATTACTCGACGGCGTAAAAGTGGAGTACTACGGCGCGATGACCCCGCTGCAACAAATGGCGAGTGTGACCGTTCTCGACGCGCACACGCTGGGCATACAGCCCTGGGACAAGACCGCGCTCAATCCCATCGAGAAAGCCATCCGCAGCGCGGACCTTGGCCTCAATCCCGGTAACGACGGAAATCTCATCCGCGTCCCCATTCCCGCACTCAATGAAGAACGGCGTCGGGATATCGTGAAGCTTGTCAAGCGCTTTGGTGAGGATACGCGCGTCGCCATCCGTAACATCCGTCGCGATGCGAACGATCAGCTGAAAAAAGCCGAGAAGGATGATCACGTGTCCGAAGACGAACGCATCAAGGCCGAAAAGGATGTACAGGACATGACCAACAAACATATCGAGCATGTCGAGGAATTGCTCAAGCACAAGGAAAAAGAGGTCATGGAAGTGTAG
- the rpsB gene encoding 30S ribosomal protein S2, whose amino-acid sequence MPRVSLESLLASGTHFGHLTRRWNPKMKPYIFMERNGIHIIDLKKTQEQLDEACAKVAQVISEGKRILFVGTKKQAKDIVRQAATESGQHYVVERWLGGMLTNFSTIRKSIKRLTNIEKMETDGTFEQITKKERLMISREKERLNKILSGIVDMSRLPGALFVVDIKKEHIAVKEANLLNIPVYAIVDTNCDPDNVDHVIPGNDDSARTIELMTKALVEAINEGKEQGRTMKAEQAAEEERIAKETDATDEEEEQQ is encoded by the coding sequence ATGCCCAGAGTATCCCTCGAAAGTCTTCTCGCGTCCGGTACCCATTTCGGTCACCTGACGCGCCGTTGGAATCCGAAGATGAAACCCTACATCTTCATGGAGCGCAATGGCATTCACATCATCGACCTGAAAAAAACGCAGGAGCAGCTCGACGAAGCCTGCGCCAAGGTTGCGCAGGTCATCTCCGAAGGGAAGCGTATCCTGTTCGTCGGAACGAAAAAACAGGCAAAAGATATCGTTCGTCAGGCCGCGACCGAAAGCGGTCAGCACTATGTTGTCGAGCGCTGGCTCGGCGGCATGCTCACCAATTTCTCGACGATTCGCAAGAGCATCAAGCGTCTCACCAATATCGAGAAAATGGAGACCGACGGTACCTTCGAGCAGATTACGAAAAAAGAACGCCTCATGATCTCCCGCGAGAAAGAGCGTCTGAACAAAATCCTGAGCGGCATTGTCGATATGAGCCGTCTCCCCGGCGCATTGTTCGTGGTGGATATCAAGAAAGAGCATATCGCCGTCAAGGAAGCCAACCTGCTCAATATTCCCGTGTACGCCATCGTGGACACCAATTGTGATCCCGACAATGTGGATCATGTCATTCCCGGTAACGATGACTCCGCCCGCACCATCGAGCTGATGACCAAAGCGTTGGTGGAAGCCATCAACGAAGGCAAAGAGCAGGGCCGCACCATGAAGGCCGAGCAGGCCGCCGAAGAAGAGCGCATCGCGAAGGAAACCGATGCGACAGACGAGGAAGAAGAGCAGCAGTAA
- the rpsI gene encoding 30S ribosomal protein S9, protein MNHKITVGRRKTAVARTFITPGSGKMTVNGKDVTQYFPTELLLDEVRLPFTVTETNDRYDTHIRVRGGGTHGQAGAVRMSIARALVEADEEFRSRLRRAGLLTRDSRMVERKKYGQKKARKRFQFSKR, encoded by the coding sequence ATGAATCATAAGATCACAGTCGGGCGCAGGAAAACGGCAGTCGCCCGTACGTTCATCACTCCCGGCAGCGGGAAGATGACGGTCAACGGCAAAGACGTCACGCAGTACTTCCCGACCGAGCTGTTGCTCGATGAAGTCCGCTTGCCCTTTACCGTCACCGAAACAAACGACCGTTACGATACACACATCCGCGTTCGCGGTGGTGGCACACACGGTCAGGCCGGTGCCGTCCGCATGAGCATCGCCCGCGCTCTGGTGGAAGCGGACGAAGAATTCCGCAGCCGCCTGCGTCGCGCCGGTTTGCTTACACGCGACTCCCGTATGGTCGAGCGTAAGAAATACGGACAGAAAAAGGCACGCAAGCGCTTCCAGTTCAGCAAACGTTAA
- a CDS encoding PfkB family carbohydrate kinase, whose product MSVLIVGSVALDYLETPFGVMEQALGGSATFCSVAASYLCEEVRFTGIVGGDFPQAHVDYLTSRGVDLLGLVRESEGKTFSWGGKYHEDMNTRDTLYTELGVFEHFHPVIPDAWKQSEFVLLGNIHPALQMEVLEQIEQPKLVVCDTMNLWINISLKELKKVLKRVDVLILNDEEARMLTGLRNLPAAGNALLRMGPKVAVIKKGEHGAVLMTRDSYFSAPAYPLETVKDPTGAGDTFAGGFVGWLARTGDVTTANMRKAVVYGSVLASFCVEEFSIDGIRALDDDRIAERFNLFRKITAF is encoded by the coding sequence ATGAGTGTTCTGATTGTCGGTTCCGTGGCATTGGATTATCTCGAAACGCCGTTCGGCGTCATGGAGCAGGCGCTGGGCGGCTCCGCCACGTTTTGTTCCGTTGCAGCCAGCTATCTCTGTGAGGAGGTGCGCTTCACCGGCATCGTCGGCGGCGATTTCCCGCAGGCGCATGTCGATTATCTCACGTCACGCGGCGTTGATCTGCTGGGATTGGTGCGCGAGAGCGAAGGGAAAACCTTTTCCTGGGGAGGAAAATATCACGAGGATATGAATACCCGCGACACGCTGTACACGGAACTGGGCGTGTTCGAACATTTCCACCCCGTGATACCCGATGCCTGGAAGCAGAGCGAATTCGTACTGCTCGGCAACATCCACCCCGCGCTGCAGATGGAGGTGCTCGAACAGATAGAGCAACCGAAACTGGTCGTCTGCGATACGATGAATCTGTGGATAAACATCAGTCTGAAAGAACTGAAAAAAGTTCTCAAACGTGTGGACGTGCTCATCCTCAACGACGAGGAGGCGCGCATGCTGACCGGCTTGCGCAACCTTCCCGCGGCGGGCAACGCCCTTCTGCGCATGGGACCGAAAGTGGCCGTCATCAAGAAGGGCGAGCATGGCGCAGTATTGATGACACGTGACTCCTATTTTTCCGCACCGGCCTATCCGCTCGAAACCGTGAAGGATCCCACCGGCGCGGGCGACACGTTCGCGGGAGGCTTTGTCGGTTGGCTTGCGCGCACGGGCGACGTCACCACCGCGAATATGCGCAAAGCTGTGGTGTACGGCAGCGTGCTTGCGTCGTTTTGCGTGGAGGAATTCTCCATCGACGGCATCCGTGCGCTCGATGACGACCGTATCGCGGAGCGCTTCAATCTGTTCAGGAAAATCACCGCCTTCTGA
- the rplM gene encoding 50S ribosomal protein L13, translating to MSNRTTQRTFQAKEVEVDKKWYVVDADGLVLGRLAANVARILRGKHKPIFTPHVDTGDFVIVINADKVRVTGKRFEQKSYFTHSGYPGGAKTRMFKDLVKSNPRYVIEHAVKGMLPHNRLGRQIIKKLKVYADGNHPHQAQMPEVLTFDREQ from the coding sequence ATGAGCAACCGTACCACCCAGCGAACCTTTCAGGCAAAGGAAGTCGAGGTCGACAAGAAATGGTATGTCGTCGACGCCGACGGACTTGTGCTCGGTCGGCTGGCCGCGAACGTCGCGCGTATCCTGCGCGGCAAGCACAAGCCGATCTTTACGCCGCATGTCGACACGGGCGACTTCGTCATCGTGATCAACGCGGATAAGGTTCGCGTGACGGGTAAGCGTTTCGAACAGAAATCGTACTTCACGCATTCCGGCTATCCTGGTGGTGCGAAGACCCGCATGTTCAAGGATCTCGTCAAGAGCAATCCGCGCTACGTCATCGAGCACGCCGTCAAGGGCATGCTGCCGCACAACCGCCTCGGGCGCCAGATCATCAAGAAGTTGAAAGTCTATGCAGACGGCAACCACCCGCATCAGGCGCAAATGCCGGAAGTCCTGACCTTCGACAGAGAACAGTGA
- a CDS encoding trypsin-like peptidase domain-containing protein, which produces MSKRAVLTAIVLVTTGILFGAVLVTSFSGIGLSLAGPTVQFNTSAPVTPSASVAELNQAFRDVAAVVTPQVVFISVKTKAESAPQMEFFRRFGIPEQEGQEENLQQGNGSGIILTSDGYILTNRHVVENAVENGITVTLNDSREFSATVIGEDENTDIAVIKIEASGLSAAALGNSDDVQVGDWILAVGNPLGYLSFSVTSGIVSAISRNIGVIGDRRSGLGIENFIQTDAVINPGNSGGPMVNLKGQVIGVNTAIATSGFGRSYIGYGFAVPINLAKTIANVLIKEGKFVRGYIGVNIRDIDAKMAEALGLDRYRGVLVEKLVDGGAGEAAGIKVGDAIVEVDGKPVESANQLQARVGMHRPGETIALKLMREGVYKTISVTLKGRDNETVAETNNDKKDEKKDAKPETLDPVNFDNSGFTVRPLNEQQKKQFKIESGVLVERVKRNSPAWDSGLPQGVVIFEAIRKGKKTPIESVSDLKKFVGSLSKDESVLLRVQLPDGEARFVPMKAPID; this is translated from the coding sequence ATGTCCAAACGAGCAGTTCTCACAGCCATCGTATTAGTCACGACAGGAATCCTTTTCGGGGCGGTGCTGGTCACAAGTTTCAGCGGCATCGGGCTTTCCCTCGCCGGTCCGACGGTTCAGTTCAATACATCGGCCCCGGTGACGCCCTCGGCGAGCGTGGCGGAGCTGAATCAGGCCTTCCGCGACGTTGCCGCCGTGGTTACACCGCAGGTTGTCTTCATTTCTGTGAAGACGAAAGCCGAATCCGCACCGCAGATGGAGTTCTTCCGCCGCTTCGGCATCCCGGAACAGGAAGGGCAGGAGGAAAACCTGCAACAAGGTAACGGTTCCGGTATCATCCTCACGTCGGACGGTTACATCCTCACCAACCGGCATGTGGTTGAAAACGCGGTGGAAAACGGAATCACCGTCACACTCAACGATTCGCGCGAATTTTCCGCAACGGTTATCGGGGAAGACGAGAACACCGACATCGCCGTTATCAAAATCGAGGCCAGCGGTTTGAGCGCCGCAGCACTCGGGAACTCCGACGATGTGCAGGTCGGCGACTGGATCCTTGCCGTCGGTAATCCGCTGGGGTATCTCTCCTTTTCCGTCACCTCCGGTATCGTCTCGGCTATCAGCCGCAACATCGGCGTGATCGGCGACAGACGCAGTGGCCTGGGCATCGAGAATTTCATTCAAACCGACGCCGTCATCAATCCCGGTAATTCAGGCGGACCGATGGTCAATCTGAAAGGACAGGTGATCGGCGTCAACACCGCGATCGCCACCAGCGGTTTCGGCCGCAGCTACATCGGTTACGGCTTCGCGGTGCCTATCAATCTGGCAAAGACCATCGCCAACGTACTGATAAAAGAAGGGAAATTCGTGCGCGGCTACATCGGCGTGAACATTCGCGACATCGACGCCAAAATGGCCGAAGCGCTCGGTCTCGACCGCTACCGCGGCGTGCTCGTCGAAAAACTGGTTGACGGTGGAGCGGGCGAAGCCGCCGGCATCAAGGTGGGCGACGCAATCGTGGAAGTTGACGGTAAACCGGTGGAAAGCGCCAATCAACTCCAGGCACGCGTGGGCATGCACCGACCGGGGGAAACGATCGCTCTCAAACTGATGCGCGAAGGCGTGTACAAAACCATCAGCGTCACTCTCAAGGGTCGCGACAATGAGACCGTTGCCGAGACGAACAATGATAAAAAGGACGAAAAGAAAGACGCCAAACCCGAAACCCTCGATCCGGTGAACTTCGACAACAGCGGCTTCACCGTGCGACCGCTCAATGAGCAGCAGAAAAAGCAGTTCAAAATCGAGAGCGGAGTGCTGGTCGAGCGCGTCAAGCGCAACAGTCCCGCCTGGGACAGCGGTCTGCCGCAAGGCGTGGTGATTTTCGAGGCGATTCGCAAGGGCAAGAAAACACCGATCGAATCCGTCTCGGACCTGAAGAAATTCGTGGGAAGTCTTTCCAAAGACGAATCCGTGCTCCTGCGCGTGCAGCTCCCTGATGGCGAAGCGCGTTTCGTCCCGATGAAAGCGCCCATAGACTAA
- the tsf gene encoding translation elongation factor Ts — translation MEITAATVKELRERTGAGMMDCKKALNETNGDMEQAIEYLRKKGAATAEKRADRTANEGVVLTSIDNGKGVIVEVNCETDFVARSEDFLSFANRALEAVKSQAPADVAALLQAKSGDLTVGDYLQELVGKIGEKIEVKRFATFATDGALIDYIHPGAKLGVMLEISGATGDAVSTLGKDLAMQVAAMSPVAIDRSSVPAEITQKELEIYRQQALEQGKPENMVDRIAEGKLNKYFQEYTLLEQTFLRDTTKTVKEHVEEVGKNVGGTLTVVRFERFQVGA, via the coding sequence ATGGAAATCACAGCCGCCACTGTCAAGGAACTTCGCGAGCGCACCGGCGCCGGTATGATGGATTGCAAGAAAGCGCTGAACGAAACCAACGGCGACATGGAGCAGGCCATCGAATACCTGCGCAAAAAAGGCGCCGCCACCGCCGAAAAACGTGCGGATCGCACTGCAAACGAAGGTGTCGTGCTCACCAGCATCGACAACGGCAAGGGCGTTATCGTGGAAGTGAACTGCGAAACCGATTTCGTCGCACGCAGCGAGGACTTCCTCAGCTTCGCGAATCGCGCTCTTGAAGCCGTAAAATCGCAGGCCCCCGCCGATGTCGCTGCTCTTCTGCAGGCGAAAAGCGGTGACCTCACTGTTGGCGATTATCTTCAGGAACTCGTCGGAAAAATCGGTGAGAAAATCGAAGTCAAGCGTTTCGCCACGTTCGCCACTGACGGCGCGCTCATCGACTACATCCACCCGGGTGCCAAATTGGGTGTAATGCTCGAGATCAGCGGCGCTACCGGTGACGCCGTGTCCACACTGGGCAAGGACCTCGCCATGCAGGTTGCCGCCATGAGCCCCGTGGCCATCGATCGCAGCTCCGTGCCCGCGGAGATCACGCAGAAGGAACTCGAGATTTACCGCCAGCAGGCGCTGGAGCAGGGTAAACCCGAGAATATGGTGGACCGCATCGCCGAAGGGAAGCTCAACAAGTACTTCCAGGAGTACACCCTGCTGGAGCAGACCTTCCTTCGCGACACCACGAAGACGGTGAAGGAGCATGTCGAAGAGGTCGGCAAGAATGTCGGCGGCACTCTGACCGTCGTCCGTTTCGAGCGCTTCCAGGTCGGAGCGTAA
- the pyrH gene encoding UMP kinase — MEAKFKRILLKLSGESLMGDREYGIDPDTLRMYADEIISARELGVEVGIVLGGGNIYRGVAAAAQGIHKASGDQMGMLATMINSLALQNMLEERGVYTRLASAIEMNQIAEPYIRRRTIRHLEKGRVVIMGAGTGHPYFTTDTAAALRAVEIEADVILKGTRVDGVYDCDPEKNPDAFRFQEINYLDVLQKDLRVMDLTAITLCRENKLPIIVFNINTRGNLKKLLLGEDVGTLVSDTATATTSTSTELLP; from the coding sequence ATGGAAGCAAAATTCAAACGCATTCTCCTCAAACTCAGCGGCGAGTCGCTGATGGGTGATCGCGAGTACGGGATTGATCCCGACACGCTGCGCATGTACGCGGACGAAATCATCTCCGCGCGCGAGCTCGGTGTCGAGGTCGGTATCGTACTCGGCGGAGGAAACATTTACCGCGGCGTCGCCGCCGCCGCGCAGGGTATTCACAAGGCCTCGGGTGACCAGATGGGCATGCTCGCCACCATGATCAACTCCCTGGCCCTGCAGAATATGCTCGAAGAGCGTGGCGTGTATACGCGGCTCGCCAGCGCGATTGAAATGAATCAGATCGCTGAGCCCTATATTCGCCGTCGCACTATCCGACATCTGGAAAAAGGCCGCGTCGTGATCATGGGTGCCGGTACCGGCCATCCCTACTTCACTACCGACACCGCCGCCGCATTGCGGGCTGTCGAGATCGAAGCCGACGTGATTCTCAAGGGCACGCGTGTGGACGGTGTGTACGATTGCGATCCCGAAAAAAATCCCGACGCGTTCCGTTTTCAGGAAATCAACTATCTCGACGTCCTGCAAAAGGACCTGCGTGTGATGGACCTCACCGCCATAACATTGTGTCGCGAAAACAAACTTCCTATTATTGTCTTTAACATCAACACCAGAGGCAACCTTAAAAAGCTGTTGCTCGGCGAGGATGTCGGCACACTGGTGAGCGATACTGCAACCGCAACGACTTCAACAAGCACGGAGCTGCTGCCATGA
- a CDS encoding NusG domain II-containing protein, which produces MDRREFMRLGFLRLRDRAHKTVPEPIRKQFDPVRLDVSILTDHPDDADRIAEESLPEHFSGKFFRLKQSQLTGVFPGGVLLFEQNTLRDYRDGASMFYSALRQIHDDLELTRLQSDPTLLRFVNIIPSFSRTAEVFHKNVRVNAIPLYEDGRFIIEGTIGQMRIVVANQRLVVVDAPCAHGICKAHPPIITPGQRITCVPNEISIVIGVGD; this is translated from the coding sequence ATGGATCGCCGTGAATTCATGCGGCTCGGATTCCTCCGACTGCGTGACCGTGCGCATAAGACCGTGCCCGAACCCATTCGCAAGCAATTCGATCCCGTGCGTCTGGACGTGAGTATACTCACCGATCACCCCGACGACGCGGACAGAATTGCGGAGGAATCCCTGCCCGAGCATTTCAGCGGCAAGTTTTTCCGTCTGAAGCAGAGTCAGCTCACTGGTGTGTTCCCCGGCGGCGTGCTGCTCTTCGAGCAGAACACACTTCGCGACTACCGTGACGGGGCTTCGATGTTTTACTCCGCTCTGCGACAGATACACGACGACCTTGAACTGACCCGCCTGCAAAGTGACCCGACCCTGTTGCGCTTCGTGAACATCATACCCTCGTTCAGCCGCACGGCGGAGGTATTCCATAAGAATGTGCGTGTCAACGCCATTCCGTTGTATGAGGATGGTCGCTTCATTATCGAGGGGACTATCGGACAGATGCGCATCGTCGTCGCAAATCAGCGACTCGTTGTCGTGGACGCACCCTGTGCCCATGGCATCTGCAAAGCCCATCCGCCCATCATCACGCCCGGCCAGCGCATCACCTGTGTGCCCAATGAAATCAGTATCGTGATCGGAGTTGGCGATTGA
- a CDS encoding inositol monophosphatase produces MMDAIETHRLLSTAQRAAREAGHVLLSHLGRLRSIETKNGQQLNLVTVADRESEQRVIDVIRAEWSDHAILGEEGGAHSGSAPYTWIIDPLDGTTNFTHAFPLFSVSIAVEHRGDIVAGVVYDPVRDEMFHAVRGGGAWLNDSRLQVSETADIGRAMLVTGFPYNVRENPDYCRERFIAFLQEAQAVRRLGSAALDCAWVAAGRLDGFWEVALQPWDKAAGVLLIEEAGGRVSDFRGGPHSVYDAPFLASNGHIHDTMVRILAEATSITITLQPRP; encoded by the coding sequence ATGATGGATGCGATTGAAACACACCGTCTGCTCTCAACCGCACAGCGCGCCGCCCGCGAAGCCGGCCATGTCCTGCTCTCGCATCTCGGCCGCCTGCGCAGCATTGAAACCAAGAACGGACAGCAACTGAATCTGGTCACCGTAGCTGATCGCGAATCCGAGCAGCGGGTCATTGACGTTATCCGCGCGGAGTGGAGCGACCATGCCATTCTCGGTGAGGAAGGCGGGGCACACAGCGGCTCGGCGCCCTACACCTGGATTATCGATCCGCTGGACGGCACAACGAATTTCACGCACGCGTTTCCCCTCTTCAGCGTGTCCATAGCAGTCGAACATCGCGGCGACATCGTCGCGGGAGTCGTGTACGATCCTGTTCGCGACGAGATGTTCCATGCCGTTCGCGGCGGAGGCGCATGGCTCAACGACTCGCGCTTGCAGGTATCGGAAACCGCGGATATCGGACGCGCGATGCTCGTGACAGGCTTCCCGTACAATGTGCGGGAGAACCCGGATTACTGCCGCGAGCGCTTCATCGCCTTCCTCCAGGAGGCGCAGGCAGTGCGTCGGCTCGGAAGCGCGGCGCTCGACTGCGCCTGGGTGGCGGCGGGACGCCTCGACGGATTCTGGGAAGTGGCGCTGCAACCGTGGGACAAAGCGGCCGGTGTATTGCTCATCGAGGAGGCCGGTGGCCGCGTGAGCGATTTTCGCGGCGGACCACATTCCGTGTACGACGCGCCCTTCCTCGCGAGCAACGGCCATATTCACGATACCATGGTGCGGATACTCGCCGAGGCGACATCTATCACCATCACCTTGCAACCGCGGCCCTGA
- the recO gene encoding DNA repair protein RecO produces MIEKTEAVVLKSIKYGDTSRIVTLYTREFGKMSVIAKGARAAKSRFGAALDVMSRSDIVLYRKEHRELQLLSQADLLQQYKKLIADPPRLMAGFAVLEFTHAAVQGEEAHEELYELLTSALARLDESREDALITLLRFLIGLTHALGIGFDMLHCINCRTALSEAGALRDRAAFSIAHGGCTCSSCTPKADSFRIDLGTVQLLQVLRPSAEIPSVNPDTPHRITQEGVYLLHKHLSAHIDGMRRVKSMRLLDAFDEGR; encoded by the coding sequence ATGATAGAAAAAACGGAAGCTGTGGTTCTGAAATCCATAAAGTACGGCGATACCAGCCGCATCGTAACCTTATATACAAGGGAATTCGGCAAGATGAGCGTCATCGCCAAGGGTGCACGCGCGGCCAAATCCCGCTTCGGCGCCGCGCTCGACGTGATGAGCCGCAGCGATATTGTACTCTATCGCAAAGAGCATCGCGAATTGCAGCTGCTCTCGCAGGCGGATCTGCTGCAGCAATACAAGAAACTGATCGCGGATCCCCCGCGCCTGATGGCCGGTTTCGCCGTGCTGGAATTCACCCATGCGGCCGTGCAAGGTGAGGAAGCCCATGAAGAACTCTACGAACTCCTCACCTCCGCGCTCGCCCGTCTGGATGAGAGCCGCGAAGACGCGCTGATCACCCTGCTGCGCTTTCTTATCGGTCTCACACACGCCCTCGGCATCGGTTTCGACATGCTGCATTGTATCAATTGCCGGACAGCCCTTTCGGAAGCGGGAGCGCTGCGCGACCGGGCGGCATTTTCCATTGCCCACGGCGGCTGTACCTGTTCGTCCTGCACACCGAAAGCGGACAGCTTCCGCATCGACCTCGGTACCGTACAGCTGCTTCAGGTTTTGCGACCGTCAGCGGAGATTCCATCCGTGAATCCGGACACGCCGCATCGCATCACACAAGAGGGTGTGTACCTGCTGCACAAGCATCTCTCCGCGCATATCGACGGCATGCGACGGGTAAAATCCATGCGCCTGCTCGATGCCTTCGACGAAGGTCGCTGA